A window of Macrotis lagotis isolate mMagLag1 chromosome 1, bilby.v1.9.chrom.fasta, whole genome shotgun sequence genomic DNA:
taccatatgttccaaaatattcatagcaactctctttgtagaggcaaataattggaaacttacaggatgcccatcaattgagcaaaggctaaacaagttatggtacatgaatattattatgggatattattgttctgtaagaagtcataaatggttgaactcctAACTATTATATTGTTGTTCTTACTCTAGATGACTATAGTTCTATTCAACCAATATTCTCAATTAATAGCAATGAAACTGACTTCATTAAGATTAAGATTCTAAATTAAGATTCTAAACCAACCAGCATGATGTCCTCTATAAGTATTGTGGTCATCTCCCTCCCTCATCCAATAATTAAGAATTTCTTAGTAAGACTGCTCCAGAAGATAGAGATCAAGGCTGCTCCTGAGGCCTCTTTTAGAACCCCCTTTGTTTTAGTGTTTCTTTTATTCTACCCTTTTTCCTACAACTTCACTGCTTTgttctcttttagcttttcttgaattttcatttcaattgTCATCTAACTTATGGTTGGAATCCCAGCGACATTTTCATGGGGAAAAGAGATTTTGAGACAGTgtgaaaagagaaatcattttaatCTCTTCCTAGAAGTTCTCTGTTTTATGCAAAATAGCAGCTTGGTGCTGATAGAAAATTCTGAGAGACACTTTGATTTTCGTTTTACTTTCTTGTTCCttctgagtctctctctctctctctctctctctctctctctctctctctctctctctctctctctctctccctctctctctctctctctctctctcccccacgcCCCCAGATAATAAGAGAGAACTACTTTTGGACTGGATTGTGGGATCATTAGAAATAAGTATATGAAAACTAGATAAGACTTTGGTAGTGAGCTTCTCAGActctaagaaatttttttttcagattttgcaaggcaaatggggttaagtggcttgaccaaggccacacagaattattaagggtaattattaagtgtctgaggccagatttgaactcaggtactcctgagggccagtgctctatccactgcgccacctagctgtccctctaaGATATTTCTTGATGAATGCATTTATCTCTTTATCATTTATCGGCTTTAATCTGCTCTTACCTTCCTGTAAATTGCTTTTGTCCAGGAgttaatgaaattttcttttaattatttaaatgacttatctaaacCCTCAGTCTTGGAGTGATTCATTAGACCAGTGAAGAACGAAAAGTttcctttctctaacttttttgaTTTTCCTCATAGATTGCTTTCTTAATACtaaattgataaatgttttaaataacaaaattatgtgaGTTAATAAATCTAGATACTGATTGGATATTTCATGAAATATACTCTGACAAATCACAAACTCAAAGATATTCCCTTGAAAAGTAGAAGTATCCATTTCTTTATTAAACAAAGATACAACTAAACTATAACTTAAATACTTTTGGGAAATTATAGCTAGAAATAAATATGCTGTTGAACTTAGGTAACATGAATTGGGAATTAAATTCCAACATATCTGAATAATCCATTCATACCAAGATGATAGAAATAggttatgtatatataatctgtTTTATTCAGGATAAAAATTAGCAATACTTATAGAGaaatcaaaaaagggaaatagaccTCAAGGAACTAGCTTTCCAGAAGATATCTGTAAAATATTGCATGCTTATAGGTGAAGGTCACTTATATTCTCATActttctttaaattcttcctACAAAGTTCTAATCTGAGAACAAGTAACAAAAGTTGAATTGCCCCTACCAATTTCCAACTCAGAATTTGTAATTTCCAAAATGCCCATAGCCTACAtttgcttttcagtttttctatatTCTGTGTGGAAGAAATAGCTACTTCTTAAATCAGAAATTAGataattatttgtatttctttcaagCTTTCTGAAATTGCAATTAGGTGAATATTTATATCTTTGTACATTTCTGCTCTTCTTCCATTTCAGACAAGATCATGTTTTCTTTGGGGCTATACTGATGGTCCTCTCCATCTGAATTCAGAGAGATACTTTTCTGTTGCTGTGATAGCAAAGttttacagtggatagagcaccagacctggaattaAGAAGAGAGACCTGacttaaatttggcctcagacatttactttcCCATTATCCTTACTAGTCAATTAATCTCTATTTGGAGATAATAATGACTACTTTGCAGgtttattatgagaatcaaactGAGATATGTATAAAAAGTGCTTTATACAGTGTTTGGCATATATAAGATATGATAGAAATGAATATCCCTCCACCTGTCCCTTTTCCCTTATCCAAACAGGGAATTTTCAATTTAGTTGCATTGCTTTTAACCAGTTATCCTGAAATCATTGTAGTGTTCAGTTTACTCTTCTAATATAGAtcaacaaagaagcaaaaaaatgaaaaaaaacccaatgattTCACTAGCTCATAGTCTTACTGCAGCATATTTCAGATGCAACACCAACATTGCTATTAGACTTtcacttttagaatttcttttgctcttctcTGTAAAATACATGGAAAGGGGTCAAGCTTAGGAGGAGGCTGTGGGGGAAATAGAAATAATGGAAGAATCTCACTAATGATAAGGGGAAGATGATAGATTCTTCCCACTCCCTTTATAAAAATAgtatgtgaaaacaattttagtTATTTGTGACTCATCATTTCATGGAACAGATATTGACATTGATTATTTGAGCTTTCTTCTCTCCAAAATTTTCCTCATGGCAACCTTCACATCCTTGTTCCTCAGACTGTAGATCAGGGGGTTCAGCATGGGCACAAAGACAGTATAAAAAACAGAAGACACTTTTTCCTGGTCCATGGAATTTTCTGAAGAGGGCTGCAGGTATATGAAAGCGGCAGAGCCATAGAAGAGGGCGACTGCGGCTATATGGGAGCTGCAGGTGCTGAAAGCCTTAGATCTCCCTCCAGGGGAGCGGATGCGGAGGATACTGGTGATGATGCAGATATAGGAGCTGACAATGGTGATGCTGGGGAGGAGGATATTAAATGCACTAAAGCACAAAATCACCACTTCATTAACATAAGTGCTGGAACAAGAGAGCTTCAAGAGGGAAAGGAGTTCACAGAAGTAATGTTGGATAAGGTTATTCTTGCAGAAGATCACTCTAAATATGCAGCTCGTGTGCGCTGTGGCTCCAACTAAGCCCAGCAGGTATACCCCACCCACTAGCCAGGAGCAGAGCTGATGGGACATGGTAATGTTATAAAGTAAGGGGCTGCAGATGGCAACATAGCGATCATATGCCATCACTGCCAACATGTGGCACTCAGCTATAgcaaaaacaaggaagaaatagagCTGTGTTATGCACTCAGAGTAAGAAATTATATTATTCTCTGACACAAATTTCACTAGCATTTTTGGTGTGATTATAGTTGAGTGACAGAGATCAATGAAGGATAAACTACTGAGAAAATAGTACATGGGAGTGTGAAGATGGGAACTGAGGCCAATCAGTATGATCATGCCCAGGTTCCCCACCACAGTAACCACATAAAtgccaaagaaaagaaagaagaagggcaGCTGGAGTTCTGGCCTGTCGGTTAACCCTGTGAGAATGAATTCAGTCACTGAGGAATCATTTCTCATGGCCATCATCAGTGAGGGATGGGGGTGAAGAGTATCTGTAGGGACACAAAAGAAATAGCATTTTAGAGAGACTCCTGATTATTACAGCTATCCATCAGAGGCTCATATAGAATAGTAGACTCATATCCTTCTCTCTCAGtcccttttcaaattcttttcatagCCATGAAAATTACATCAATCATTTCTTCTAACCTCATAGTAATATTTGGCATACAAACTGTCTAACTTTGTGCTAAAATTTTGTTAgttctgttgtttgtccttcattctcaaaaaagaccatgacatcagggaggtgatgccatgagaagcacatgaattggatttgagtgaggggatgctgagTTAGGTCATCAGTCTCATTTCCTCCTCCTGAGCTATCTGGGTGCAGTGAATCAGAAagattggagatggcccaggattcAAGATTATGCTAAAATAGGAAAGATGTAGCTGCTGGGAAATGGAATGCAGTTGCATTGAGAAGCAATATAGTATAGTTGAGATAGTATTTttgacttggagttaggaagatctgggttcgtactttaggcacttactagttgtgttatcCTGGTTGAAACACTTACCTGCTGCAGACtttagtttctcatctataaaatacagACATCAGAATAAATGGCATTGATAGTCTTTCCACCTGTAGTCCAGCTCTAAACAGTATAAACAGCTCTAAACAGAATGTGCTAGATGTTTAGCTTTTCCTTTTAGATACTcatatttattcttccttttcagcTTCTATATCATGTTTATGAATTTTACTAGGGAAGCCACAAATGAACTTTTCTAGGGTGGGATACTGTCTCCATGTCAGAAGTTAGAAAAAAAGGCTTAGTCactcagtaaaaaagaaaatcagttgaGTAAAGATTCTATTAGAGTATATTATATTATGGGGGATTGAAGAAGTCATAACAATTTTCATTCTTCAGTTCTTCCATTCAACCCAGATATGGTTTTGTAACACTGCTCTCTCTTAGTTTTCCACCGTCTCACTGATATTTCTCAATTATTCTTCTTTGCTGTATCACCCTGCACAATATACTAACTAATGGCTCTTACATTGCTCTATCCTgagttctcttctcttctccaatttttcctccttGGTTGACATAATTACTTTATAGATATTGAATTATTATCTTTATGTCAATGACTTCCAGATCCATATATATAGAGTCCTAGTTTCTATCCTGAACTGATAACCCACATCACCAATTGTTTCCTGGACATTGTAGAGAAAATATCACTtaggggacagctgggtggcatagtgcatggagcaccagccctggagtcataagAACCTAAGTACAAATCTAGCGTCAGacacacaataattgcctagttctgtgaccttggaaaaatctctcaaccccattgccttaaataaacaaaatgttttaaaaaagaaaatatgacttaGGCATCTCAACCTCAAGGTGTCCAAAGCAACTAATTATTTTCCCCCCTAAAATTTACCGTTTTGCTGAACTTTCCCATTATTTCCTGAAAGTAATTATCCTCTCATTTACCCAGTCTTGCAGTTTCATGGTCGTTCTTAAGTCTTCATTCTCAGATGTCAAAACAGGTGCCAGATCTAGTCATTTTTTACCTATGTagcttcttttccatttgtccactTACATATACATTAGTCTTATTCTGGTTCTTATTACCTTTTGCTAGAATTACTTAAATCCTCTTCTGCAACAGCTGCTCTACTTCATGTCTCCACAATACAAACTACTCATCACACAGCTGtgcaaatgattttcctaaagctccgTTATGACCTGAACCAATATCAACCAAACTCCTTTTAAATAAACTCTATTACCGCTAGGATTATATATGTGATTAttgtatgtatgtaagtatgtatatatgcaaattgcatgtatgtatgtatatatatgcatattaaaacatatatatgtagaaacaTATGTATTCctagagataataaatatataagtgGACAAATGTATTTAcagtatatgcacatatatacataaatatatttttcatttactatttaaagtcctttatcaCTTGTCATCAATCTACTTTTCCAGATTTATCACACATTGCTTCCCTTCATAGATAGTATAGTCCAGCAAGACTGGCTTTCCTAATCTTTTTCTTGTCTGACAGCTCATCTCcagcttttctttctttgcattgATTATTCCTATATTAGAATTATGTTCAATCTTCACCTGTGCCTTTTTGAATTCCTACATTTTTGTATGACTTAGGTCAGGTACCATCTTTCACCTGAAATCTTTTCTCTCCCATCCACTCCCCATGCTCATTTCCTATACCTTGTCTGCAAAATGatctatatatttaatataagtaCATGTTGACTCTTACTAGAAACTTTTGCTTCTATCTTACCACAAAGCAAGTACTCAATATTTGTTCATTATTTGATTCACCTGAATGCCTCATTAGTCATGATTAGTGAAGGGCTAAGGAGGCTGAACAGGTGTAGTTTCAAAGAACTTTTCACTCCCTAGCTTTGAAGTCAGATAGGTAAACCACAAAAATTAACTTACTTTCTAATCAAGTCTTCTACCCTCTTCAACAATAGTTTCCAGAagataaattactttaatggggcAATTGGTGGTTATCTTTGGCAttgatttttctgcttcttttttgatAACNNNNNNNNNNNNNNNNNNNNNNNNNNNNNNNNNNNNNNNNNNNNNNNNNNNNNNNNNNNNNNNNNNNNNNNNNNNNNNNNNNNNNNNNNNNNNNNNNNNNTTAATTTTACAATCAAACTAAAAATACATCAAAGTAATAAATACCAATTAATTTAAAGAGTATTCCTTTCACTCTTTTTAAAGGtacactggaaaaggaaatggcaaaccacttcaatatctttgtcaagaaaaagcaaatggaatcatgaaattGCACATGACTAAAAACATCAATCAAGTATCAAGGATGTATTCAATACCTTCCAAGAAAAATTTAACGTGCAAGGGAATAAGGAATTAGAAATGTTGTTCCTGTCACAATACAATGATTTATTTATGTTCCATAACAACCTTGTGAGCTAGATACCACAgatatttttattctgattttatagttgaagaaatttagATTCAGAAAGTATTTAAACTGGTCCATAATCACTTAGTGAATATCAATATAAGATTTATGCGCAGGTATTGctgatttcaagtccaacattctatcttCTATGCAAAATAGTAACATGAGAACTTTacgaaatttttaaaatttatgaatatCACAACTGTGGTTTTCAGTGTCCCAGACAATTAAGACTGTAGGTGGCTGAACAGTAACCATGCTGTACTCATGGAGGGAGTTTAACTCACCAGAACTTGTCTACTTtaaataaatcatagaattagaccaaaaacaaggaaaaaaaatagtctaaTTCAATTTTTCTACTTCATTTAATAAACTAGTCTAAAATTATGTTTGTATTGAGTGACCCATCCTTAATGAACATATAGGATCCCAGCTTTTCTTTCTAAGTGCTTATAAAGTATCTCTTTAATGATGGGCTCTAAAATTTTGCCAGAAATCAACACAATCATCATTGATCTATAATTCAAATTTAACTTGCCCAATTATAATTGACCTTGCCCACCAAATTAATTCAGTTCAAGAAGAAATACATTTATCTGTAAGAGTTTTGAATACCTACAGATTGAGTAGTTATTGATATTCCAGCTCTCTATCTCTGGTTCTTTGATTCTGTCTGCctctttgactctctctctctctctctctctctctctctctctctctctctctctctctctctctctctctctcacacacacacacacacacacacacacacacacacacaaacaacataAACACAGATCTGGCAAAGCATATGTTAATCAGATATTTCCCTTGTTTACGTCCTTGGTAGAGACAGCACTGGATTTGTCTCTTTTACTCCTAATAAATTCACTGTCTctactttttgtcatcttttctagGGGCATAGAATATGGTAATATGCTTCTAATACTTTTCAAGGCTAGCTCATGGGGATTTAAAAAACACAATATGGTCACTGCACacagaagcttatattctaaaggtGGGGTGTACAAAAGTAATGTCTGTGTGTtgctcatattttaaaaaagcctaTCTATTCTTCCCATCTCTTATGGATCCAAGGAATCTATACTGATCTAAGTCACTGAGGAATGCATACTTTTCTCAAGCTGTGTCTAAGAAACTCTAAATTTCTTCCAACTTCCTGAATTCCACTCCCACCTTTACATTGATGAATATATATAGTCCTTACCAAGATGTCCTCATACCATCAAAATCTCAACTCTGTGCTGATGGCATATACATATCTTACCATGCTAGACTTAGACTTGGCTTAACTAAGGCATATTGAATGTTGTTATATCAATGGGAGGATTGATGTGTTAATGGGAATGGGAATGTGAACAAAGATGGTCAGCAAAGTTGCAGTGATGAGGAAGTTAGAATGATCATAACATGCATCACTTTGTTATAGTAATTGCATTCTTGGTTTTATTGCATTCTGTCATTAAAGAAATGCTATTAACAAATGTTGCGATTAAATTCTTTCATATAAGTtaacatgaatttattttaacaattcatatatacaaaatggcaagaagaaaagtttaagaaaagaGGATAATagaattgtttgttttattaaaatcCTCAGAAAGTAAATAATCTTGGGAATTAATGGTTAGAAAAAGCAATGATGGGACTTAAGGTGACATTTTCTCCCTTTAAGGTAAGAAAGCTACCTCCATATCCCTGgatgtgaaaaaaataagaaacttttCCCCCTTACCTTGTTTTTTCCAGTAATAGAAATAATGATCAGCTGTTCTTTGACTATATTAGAGAATTATCTAATGATCTCAGCAGTTACATCCTTTCTgtctaacaaaaaagaaaattcactttCTGTACTGATattctttataaagaaaaacagatcTGTGATTTCTGGACACAGATTAAAATATAAGTGCATTTATTTGTACCTGAGAACAGATTTCTCATAACCATTTCTCAAATTAGAAAACCAAGTATGTAAACTATCAGATGCTTTATTGAAACATCAAAAATCCACCCTGAGAAAATCAAAGGTGGACAGCTCCTGTGTAAACACTATACATATGTGTAGTATATCTGATGTATGTGCTGTGGTGGGtaaaaaatgaaatcactgaGGAAACAAACATTTGAGTTTCAGAGTgtatcaatttattaagcaaaaCATGTTAATTGCCTAAGCAGTTGGGAATGGACCTTAGTGCTCAGCTCCAAAGACAGGAAAGAACCgatttttatgtattaaaaacagttaattaaataaaatcaattaattaaaagaaaacagcCAGGATACATAAAGAAGGTAATTTGATTACTATTTGTAGTAAAGATTAGGGACATTCCAAGTTGAGAGGGGAAGAAAACAAACTAGTGCAATTgcctgaaatcagaaaatgaGTTGTTCCACTCCTCCCAAGTGTCTATAATCAAAGGAACATAAAAACAACTGATTGACCAATATGGaccagttttcagaaaaaagacAACTTGTTTAATGTTTAATTGAGAGAAAACTCTCTGTACCAATCTTCAGATCTTACTGTGTTTCTGGTCAGCATGACCCAGGTCTTATTTAAGAGtctctaatcaataaataaaGGTAGTCCTGCAGGACTAGGTTATAATAATGCATTAAAGTTCAATCACAATTCCcataattgaataaagttttctcagaAGACAGGactcataataaaataaaaaggaaacagctACCTTCAGAATTGATGGAGTCAGTGGGGTTCACTCAATTGTCATTGATACTTTCTGTTCGAATCCTCTCAATTCCTTCAATACAAAAGGGAACTAGATTAGAGAGGGTTAACAAGTTTACCAGAGACTTTTGCTTAGGCAAGAGGACATTAGTAGTTTAATTTGTCATTGAGGGATTTAGTACTAAAAGCTGGGACACAATTACAATTGGTAGAGTTGGGGTGGGGCGGTCCATAGTACATAAATATAAGAAACTTAAGAGATTCCTGTTTTttcaagtatataaatatattaaaactcCAAGACAGTCAAGCAGACAAGAGGGAAATGGGAACAAGAGAGAGGAATCCTTGAATCTTGAACATAGgtcaaatgaagaataaaaattaattccaagATAAATAGGATTACTAAACAGATGACTGGTCACATTAGAGAGAAGACAGAACTTGTAAATGTAGACAAATAGTCTTTTACAGTGATTAAAATAAACTGCACCTTCATCTAAAGAAGTTGTATAGCAACACAAAACAATTCTATTTTAATGTGCCTGAGTGCTGCACATTTTGTTTCACATGCACTGCATTAAATTGCCAGTAGTTTATCTGACCTAAGATTGATACATTGCTATTCCATActattaaaactaatttttaaattattcctctTCCTAAAGGCCCTGAAAATGTAAATGTATAGGGAGCTAACTTTTGAAAGGAGATACTGGAAGAGTTATAGGAAGAATGGAGTTCATTGATGAATGAAATAAtggtttatttttcataaaatactaATGTCACACATATCTCTTTGTCACTAGAATTTACttctctttagaatttttttcagggCAACTTTGACATCCTTGTTCCTCATACTGTAGATCAAAGGATTCAGCATTGGTATCACTATGGTATAAAACACAGAGGATACCTTCCCCTGATCCATAGAACTGGCAGAAGAAGGCTGCAGATACATAAATGCAGTAGAACCATAGAAGAGAGAAACTGCCATGATATGGGAGCTGCAAGTACTGAAAGCTTTGAACTTTCCCTCAGTGGACTGGATGCGAAGGATGCTGGCAATAATGAATATGTAAGAGCTCACAATGATTATTACTGgggcaaaaatatttaatgagcCAAAGAATAGGATCATTGCCTCATTGATGTAGGTACTAGAGCAGGAGAGTTTCAAAAGGGGAAGAAGGTCACAGAAATAATGATTGATGACATTTTTCTTGCAAAAGAACACTCTAAGCATACAGCCTGTGTGAGCTGTGGCACCAAGGAAACCCATTATATATACCACACTTACTAGTCCTGAGCAGATCTGTGGGGACATGATAACATTATAGAGTAGGGGGCTAGAGATGGCAACATAACGGTCATATGCCATCACAGCCAACATGTAACAATCAGCAATtacaaaaatgaggaagaaatagagTTGAGTCATGCATTCTGGGTAagaaatgatgtttttttctctaatgaaGTTTACTAGCATTTTGGGAGTGATGACAGTTGAGTGACAGAGATCAATAAAGGACAGACAACTAAGGAAATAATACATGGGAGTATGAAGGTGTGAACTAAGACCAATCAATATTACCATACCCAAGTTTCCCACCACAGTAGCTAAATAAATGcccagaaagaggagaaagaggggaagCTGGAGCTCTGATCGGTTTGTCAGTCCTGCCAGAATAAATTCTTTCACTGTAGAATGATTTCCTGTGAACATTGTTTAGGTATGATCTGTGGGAGTGAGAGAAAAGTCATATATTAAAAGAGGATCGTTATGAACCCCATGCAGGAAATATATGTTACTGctttcttgatctctttgagTCTTTCTTTTTGTCCCTTGGCTACATAATTCTACTTCCATCCAATTGACAATATAGGGCAGGTAAACTCCAGGCAGCTGTTTTTGCTTTCCTCTGAAATGTAAGACAGGTGACTGAGTTTCTGAATCAGACAATGACATCACTAATGGCACAGCTGaacaaggaaaagggaaaagaagaaaattccagCTGTTCTTTATCATATATATTTCTAGTTCAATGACTACTGACAGTTTGACTGTCTATGTCTGCAACATAAACAGTTCATTAGTTTCCTTCCCTGGATATTAGGGTAAGGACCATAACCTTGCCCTTCAACTCAAAGATAAGAAAACCATGTCACAGATGGATGTGGTGTCTCCTAGAGGGTCTTAGTCTAAAAAAAGGTCACTGGAAAATGCTAGGTATTAAGGGACTGAAGCCAATGCAATTTGATTACAACCATATTTTGCCCCGCTTTGACAACCACAAAGCAGAATATGTTAGGGATAAATTAATCCAAACAGGGAGAGAGTGTGTTACAGAGTTTTTGGGTTTCATAACTATGAGTTTGAAAAGACAAATCAGGATATATACCCTTACCCTTCCGTGTGGCACTTTATAGATTTTGCACTGCCATTGTCCTAGAAGCAAAATGATCTTGATGAGT
This region includes:
- the LOC141488003 gene encoding olfactory receptor 8G1-like isoform X1; this encodes MAMRNDSSVTEFILTGLTDRPELQLPFFFLFFGIYVVTVVGNLGMIILIGLSSHLHTPMYYFLSSLSFIDLCHSTIITPKMLVKFVSENNIISYSECITQLYFFLVFAIAECHMLAVMAYDRYVAICSPLLYNITMSHQLCSWLVGGVYLLGLVGATAHTSCIFRVIFCKNNLIQHYFCELLSLLKLSCSSTYVNEVVILCFSAFNILLPSITIVSSYICIITSILRIRSPGGRSKAFSTCSSHIAAVALFYGSAAFIYLQPSSENSMDQEKVSSVFYTVFVPMLNPLIYSLRNKDVKVAMRKILERRKLK
- the LOC141488003 gene encoding olfactory receptor 8G1-like isoform X2: MIILIGLSSHLHTPMYYFLSSLSFIDLCHSTIITPKMLVKFVSENNIISYSECITQLYFFLVFAIAECHMLAVMAYDRYVAICSPLLYNITMSHQLCSWLVGGVYLLGLVGATAHTSCIFRVIFCKNNLIQHYFCELLSLLKLSCSSTYVNEVVILCFSAFNILLPSITIVSSYICIITSILRIRSPGGRSKAFSTCSSHIAAVALFYGSAAFIYLQPSSENSMDQEKVSSVFYTVFVPMLNPLIYSLRNKDVKVAMRKILERRKLK
- the LOC141488012 gene encoding olfactory receptor 8G5-like — protein: MFTGNHSTVKEFILAGLTNRSELQLPLFLLFLGIYLATVVGNLGMVILIGLSSHLHTPMYYFLSCLSFIDLCHSTVITPKMLVNFIREKNIISYPECMTQLYFFLIFVIADCYMLAVMAYDRYVAISSPLLYNVIMSPQICSGLVSVVYIMGFLGATAHTGCMLRVFFCKKNVINHYFCDLLPLLKLSCSSTYINEAMILFFGSLNIFAPVIIIVSSYIFIIASILRIQSTEGKFKAFSTCSSHIMAVSLFYGSTAFMYLQPSSASSMDQGKVSSVFYTIVIPMLNPLIYSMRNKDVKVALKKILKRSKF